The DNA region CCGGTTAATGATGATATGTTGGCCCAGTTAGCCCTGAAGTTTAAAAAGGGATAAATATTCTGAATCAGAATTTTCAGAATTAAAAGATTTTCAGAATTCTTATACTGAAAACCCTTGCAGTTATTTATGCGAGGGTTTTTTGTTGATAATAATTTGAAACTTAAGCTTCATGGATTCGTTCAGCTTTAACCTTTAACCTTTAACCTTTAACCTTTAACCTTTAACCTTTAACCTTTAACCTTTAAAAAGTCGATATTTCGTTTCAACCCGCTGAATTTTGTACGCTTAACGGCCGAGTTTTTGAATACTTTTTGAAAAATATCCTGGGTAATGTCCTGCCAGTCGGCAGTTTTTAGGTGCAGCAAATCTGGGTGGGGGATAAAGGCCGGTTCGGTATTCAACGCCGAGAAGCGGTTCCAGGGGCAAACATCCTGGCAAACGTCACAGCCAAACATCCAGTTATCCATTTTACCTTTAAACTCCTGCGGAATTTCATTTTTAAGCTCGATGGTTAAATAGGAGATGCAGCGGCTGCCATCAACCACATATGGGCCAACTATGGCATCGGTAGGGCAGGCGTCGATACAATTGGTGCAGGTGCCGCAATGATCGGCTGTGGGGGCTATATCGTATTCCAGTTCAAGGTCAATGATCAGTTCGGCCAGGAAAAAGAACGAGCCGGCTTTTTTGTTGAGCAGGTTGCTGTTTTTGCCAATCCAGCCCATTCCTGCTTTACGTGCCCATGCCTTATCAAGTACCGGGGCCGAATCAACAAACGCACGGCCGCCTACTTCACCAATTTTTTCATTAATGATTTGTAGTAATAGCCTCAGCTTATCTTTAATCACCGTGTGGTAGTCAATTCCATAAGCGTATTTAGAGATTTTGGGCGATAGC from Mucilaginibacter sp. SJ includes:
- the queG gene encoding tRNA epoxyqueuosine(34) reductase QueG, producing MQQNKTTYSQLIKNEAQKLGFLFCGIARADFLEDEAPHLEAWLNKNMHGEMAYMENHFDKRLDPRLLVDGAKSVISLGINYYTDQQQDDPLSPKISKYAYGIDYHTVIKDKLRLLLQIINEKIGEVGGRAFVDSAPVLDKAWARKAGMGWIGKNSNLLNKKAGSFFFLAELIIDLELEYDIAPTADHCGTCTNCIDACPTDAIVGPYVVDGSRCISYLTIELKNEIPQEFKGKMDNWMFGCDVCQDVCPWNRFSALNTEPAFIPHPDLLHLKTADWQDITQDIFQKVFKNSAVKRTKFSGLKRNIDFLKVKG